One genomic segment of Nocardioides cavernaquae includes these proteins:
- a CDS encoding DUF3052 domain-containing protein, with the protein MNGTEIWRRQLSSTTGGDTTQTAGPAGRLGFVPGMVIQELGWDDDTDDQLRIAIEDALDADLVDADYGNVVDAVLLWWREDDGDLVDALVDSLTDLVGGGAIWLLTPKVGRPGAVDPADIAEAAPVAGLSQTTTAAVSKDWVATRLVAPKTVVR; encoded by the coding sequence ATGAACGGCACAGAGATCTGGAGGCGTCAGTTGAGTTCGACCACGGGTGGGGACACCACCCAGACCGCAGGCCCCGCGGGCCGGCTGGGTTTCGTTCCGGGCATGGTTATCCAGGAGCTCGGGTGGGACGACGACACTGACGACCAGCTCAGGATCGCGATCGAGGATGCGCTCGACGCCGACCTCGTGGACGCCGACTACGGCAATGTCGTGGACGCTGTCCTCCTCTGGTGGCGTGAGGACGACGGTGACCTCGTCGATGCCCTCGTCGACTCACTGACCGATCTCGTGGGCGGCGGCGCCATCTGGCTGCTCACCCCCAAGGTCGGCCGTCCCGGTGCCGTTGACCCTGCTGACATCGCCGAAGCCGCTCCGGTGGCAGGCCTGTCGCAGACGACCACGGCAGCGGTGAGCAAGGACTGGGTGGCCACCCGGCTGGTCGCCCCGAAGACCGTCGTACGCTGA
- a CDS encoding AMP-binding protein, which produces MQNAPQVLRVLARSGMVRPIGPLAAVKSLKTVLDFGIGPAGGFTALALRAPRKIGLIDELGELTFQQLDQRSNALAHALAELGVGAGDGVAIMCRNHRGFVDASLAAAKVGADMLYLNTAFAGPQLVEVVEREKPTVVIYDQEFTQLLSALGDVKRIVAWKDSDTEGIPDIESLIASGSTKPVKAPAKMGRIIILTSGTTGTPKGAPRSEAGIDAAAALLSRIPMKRGQRIHVAAPLFHTWGLAHWLLGMLLETTIVVTRRFEPEEFLRIIDEQRCEGAVVIPVFLQRVLQLPVEIRAKYDVSGLKVVASSGSALPGDLAQQWMDAFGENLYNVYGSTEVAYASIATPDDMRSAPGTAGKPPLGAVVRLYDADDKLVGPLDSGRIFVGNSILFEGYTGGGGKAVIDGLMSSGDVGRFDSEGRLFVEGRDDDMIVSGGENLFPQEVEDCLVRHEAVVEAACVGVEDADFGKRLRGFVVVSTEITEDELKDWVKANLARFKVPREIIFVPELPRNATGKILKRELVTWTVE; this is translated from the coding sequence GTGCAGAACGCCCCCCAGGTCCTCCGGGTCCTCGCCCGCTCGGGCATGGTTCGTCCGATCGGCCCACTGGCCGCGGTGAAGTCGCTGAAGACCGTCCTGGACTTCGGCATCGGCCCCGCCGGTGGTTTCACCGCGCTCGCGCTGCGTGCTCCGCGCAAGATCGGTCTGATCGATGAGCTCGGCGAGCTCACGTTCCAGCAGCTCGACCAGCGTTCCAACGCCCTGGCCCACGCGCTCGCCGAGCTCGGGGTCGGCGCCGGTGACGGTGTCGCGATCATGTGTCGCAACCACCGAGGCTTCGTCGACGCGTCCCTCGCTGCCGCCAAGGTCGGGGCGGACATGCTCTACCTCAACACCGCCTTCGCCGGCCCCCAGCTGGTCGAGGTGGTCGAGCGGGAGAAGCCGACCGTCGTCATCTACGACCAGGAGTTCACCCAGCTGCTCTCCGCCCTCGGCGACGTGAAGCGGATCGTGGCGTGGAAGGACTCCGACACCGAGGGCATCCCCGACATCGAGAGCCTGATCGCCTCGGGCTCGACCAAGCCGGTCAAGGCGCCCGCCAAGATGGGCCGGATCATCATCCTGACCTCGGGCACCACGGGCACGCCCAAGGGTGCGCCGCGCAGCGAGGCCGGCATCGACGCCGCGGCCGCGCTCCTCTCGCGCATCCCGATGAAGCGCGGCCAGCGCATCCACGTCGCCGCGCCGCTGTTCCACACGTGGGGCCTCGCGCACTGGCTGCTCGGCATGTTGCTGGAGACCACGATCGTGGTCACCCGCCGCTTCGAGCCGGAGGAGTTCCTCCGGATCATCGACGAGCAGCGCTGCGAAGGCGCCGTGGTCATCCCGGTCTTCCTGCAGCGTGTGCTGCAGCTTCCGGTGGAGATCCGCGCGAAGTACGACGTCAGCGGCCTCAAGGTCGTCGCGTCGTCCGGCTCGGCCCTGCCGGGCGACCTCGCCCAGCAGTGGATGGATGCCTTCGGCGAGAACCTCTACAACGTCTACGGCTCGACCGAGGTCGCCTACGCGTCCATCGCGACGCCTGACGACATGCGCTCGGCTCCCGGCACCGCCGGCAAGCCGCCGCTCGGCGCGGTCGTCCGCCTGTACGACGCGGACGACAAGCTGGTCGGGCCGCTCGACTCCGGCCGGATCTTCGTCGGCAACAGCATCCTCTTCGAGGGCTACACCGGCGGTGGCGGCAAGGCCGTCATCGACGGCCTGATGTCGTCGGGCGACGTGGGTCGCTTCGACAGCGAGGGCCGCCTCTTCGTCGAGGGCCGTGACGACGACATGATCGTCTCCGGCGGCGAGAACCTCTTCCCGCAGGAGGTCGAGGACTGCCTCGTCCGCCACGAAGCGGTTGTCGAGGCAGCCTGTGTGGGCGTCGAGGACGCCGACTTCGGCAAGCGTCTCCGCGGGTTCGTGGTCGTCTCCACCGAGATCACCGAGGACGAGCTCAAGGACTGGGTGAAGGCCAACCTGGCCCGCTTCAAGGTGCCCCGCGAGATCATCTTCGTGCCCGAGCTGCCGCGCAACGCGACCGGCAAGATCCTCAAGCGCGAACTGGTGACCTGGACGGTCGAGTGA
- a CDS encoding peroxiredoxin, with protein MIEVGQVAPDFVLRDQFAQDVSLSSFRGKKNVLLFFYPFAFSGVCTGELGGVRDRLDEFLTFDSELLAISCDPTYALRAFADHDGLNFPLLSDYWPHGAVTSSYGVFDERRGAPHRSSFVIDRDGIVRWSIHNERHDARDLDEHLAQLRALA; from the coding sequence GTGATCGAGGTTGGTCAGGTCGCTCCGGACTTCGTCCTGCGCGACCAGTTCGCCCAGGACGTGAGCCTCAGCTCGTTCCGCGGCAAGAAGAACGTCCTGTTGTTCTTCTACCCGTTCGCGTTCTCCGGGGTCTGCACCGGCGAGCTCGGGGGAGTGCGCGACCGGCTCGACGAGTTCCTGACCTTCGACAGCGAGCTGCTCGCGATCTCGTGCGACCCGACGTACGCGCTGCGTGCCTTCGCGGACCACGACGGCCTCAACTTCCCGCTGCTCTCGGACTACTGGCCACACGGCGCCGTCACCTCGTCGTACGGCGTCTTCGACGAGCGCCGTGGCGCGCCGCACCGGTCGTCGTTCGTCATCGATCGCGACGGAATCGTGCGCTGGAGCATCCACAACGAGCGCCACGATGCACGCGATCTTGACGAGCACCTGGCCCAGCTCAGGGCCCTGGCCTAG